From Thermincola ferriacetica:
AAGTCTGTTGTAATTGATTTGATAAGGTTTGTTTTCGGGAAATATGATAAAACAGATTTTGAATATATGGACAGATTGTATAATTTGCTAAGGCCTTCTAACATAGTTAATCTGGATTTGGTGGATGCCAATGGTAAACTTATATCAGTATCAAGAACGCTAGAGTTAACCAAGCAAAATGACAAAAGTTTTATTGATAATAGTATTCCTGTTGAACTTCCTTTCGATGTTGAAATATTTGGACAAGGAAAACTAAAAGAAATTACTAAGAAGGCCGAAGAGAAACTGAGATTAATAGATGAAGTAGGTGGTTTGAACCATATTCTTGAAGATATTGAAACAAAAATTAGGGAATTGGAAGATAATGCCTTAAAGCAGATTGAGCATTTATATGACATAAGTAAGGACATAGATATTGCTTCGAATAAATCTAATATTCAGAAATCTATACAAGAAATAGAAACGCTTTTAAATGAACCGATTTTACAGGAATTTCAGAAGTTTGAAGAACAGAAAAAGTATTTTGACCTCATAATAAAAAACCTAAGAAGCATTGCCAAGAAGAAGGAGCAATTTTTAAAAGAAACATCTAACTTTCTTAAAATAGAGTTTCCCACCTTAGAAGACACCGTATTACAACGATTAAAAGGGATTTCAGAACAAATTTTCAAGGAAATTGAAGACCAAGAAAAGGATGGACTTGAAAGAATAAAACAAATTATTAAAGAAGTAGATACATTTAAAATCGGTGATAAAATATGGCTTGAGGTTTATCGTGACAAGTTAGAAGAATACACTAAATATCTTCAAGAACACGGAATGGAAAACATTATTGATGAAACGAAGAAACTTAAGGATTATAAAGACCAATTGGTAGAAATCGAAAACAATGTTGAACCTAAAATCAGGAAAACCGTCGAAGAAATTAAAGCTCTCCAAAACCAACGACAGCAGTTACTGCAAGAATATTATAATCTTAACAACCGATTAAGCGAGATGCGGATAAACACTGCTAAGAGATTGACAGAAGAGACTGAAATGATTGAGGTAACAATTTCCCAAGATAAAAACTTTAACAAAGTAAGGAATTTCTTGATTGAGATATTTACAGGTAAAAATGTTCAAAAGAAACAAGTAGAAAACATAATTAACGCCAAATTAACAGGTAAAGAACTTGCTCAATTCATCAAAGACAAAGACTTAGAAGGATTAACTAATAAAGCTAACATTACATCGCATACCGCTGGTGTGTTGTTTGGTGAGCTTTCAGGGACTATAAACTTTGATGTTCTTGGTTTATCTCCTATATCTGATGAGTTATTTCAGTTAGAATTGATTCAGGCTGATGATGAGGTAGCAATTAAAATATTTGATACCGATGAGAAAAAATACAAGAATTTTTCAAGATTTTCCCCTGGCCAACAATGTAGCTTCCTTTTGAGTATTTTGTTAAAAGCAAGTAATAAACCACTTATAATTGACCAGCCAGAGGATGAACTAGATTGGCAGTATATTAAGGACTTTATTAATAAATTGCAACAATCTAAATGTAATTGCGAAGGAAGTTCAAGACAATTCATTTTCGTAACTCACAATCAAAATATTACAGTATTAGCAGACAGCGAAAAGGTGTTCAAAGTTAAGCACCTTCCCATTGAAAACGACGAAGGTGGTAAACGTGGAGATATTGAGGCATGTGGAGGAGTAGAAAGACCAAGTGTTAAAAATGCGATTCTATCATTAGAAGGCGGACAAGAAGCTTTTTTGGCCAGAGGAATGAAATATGGACTAAAATTATCTAATTAAAATTTCATTCGCCTAACATAAAGCCGTGTTTCCGCAGTTGAGCATGCAAAAACACCGGCAAAGCACTGGCCCTGTCGGTGTTTAGCCATTCTTCAACATGCTCAATTGCGGCAACACGTGTTGGACGAAGCCATATTGGCGAAGCTTACGGCAGGCTCGGTATTTGGCGGTTAGACGAAACGTCCGGTTGTGTTACGCATTAAGTAGGAGGCATTCAATAATGAAAGTTGATAAAGAGAAGATCAAAGAAGCAATTGAAAAGTCGGGATACTTAGTAGAACAGAAAGTAATTAACGAATTTGAAAAGGCTGGTTTTTTTGCCGGTGCCAATTACGCATTTGAAGATCAAGATGAACACAGATCAAGAGAAGTGGATTTTATAGCTACCAAATATACCGATTTTACTTTTGGAAAAACAGGATTTTATTTTTTTGCTTATGGAGAAGTAAAAAAGAAATCAGACCCTCTGGTTTTCTTTGAACGACAACCGCAAGGACAAGAGTTTTTAGAATATCATATTCCTATTACCGCTACTCAAATGTTCTTTACGAACATAGATGTAGGATTGGATATCCAAAAACTCTTGAATTTTAAAGAAATTCATCATCAAATACAACACGGGCTAATTTCAACTCAGTTCTGTGTAGTCGACCAAGCAAAAAGAAAAGCAGAACACAAGAACCTTTATGAATCGTTATTTGTTCCTTTATTAAAATGTGTTGATTCTGAGATTCATGACATTGGTAAGAATTGGGTTTTTGACCCAATGCGTCCGTCCTATTTTCTTGGTATTTTTCTGCCGTTACTCGTTATTTCTGGCCCCTTACTTTCATACAACGTTCACAATGACGAATTAACCGAAAAAGACTATATTATTTACAGACGTCATTACTCTTCAGGCACTGTAACGAGAACTTTATTAATAGATATTGTTTCAATGAAATACTTAGAGCAATATTTATCTGATAAACTAACTAAAACCTACCAAGCATTTGAGGAAACTATGGCAAAAAATATTGACATTATTTTTGATTACTGTTTAAAAGATAGAGCTATTCTTGATCTTAAAGTAAAAGAAATGTTAGCAAAACAGGGATATAAGCCCTAATATTACAGCGGCAATCGGTCGCATCGTCTAACATCAAGCCATGTCTCCTTAGTTAAGCATACAAAAACACCGGCACAGCGCCAACCCCTCCAGTGTTAGGTCGTTCTTCGAATTAACTCCTGGTGGTCAACTTTTCGATTGACACACAGCGTCAAGTTAGCGTCTCAACGTAAAGGTGATAATTATGCCCAGGACCCTTCTTTTGAAAAAGAGAGTTGATTGGTCGCTTTTGGAATATGGGATAACTATACCTATTGAATGTCACCAGAACTTTTTCATTGCCAACGGAGAATATTTACCCCGAGGGCATTCACGGGAAATTGACCTGGTTTGGAATGGTCAAGTGATAAAAACACGATTAAATAATGTCGATCGGAAAGTTTCAAGTGATACTTTGCAGATTAAATACAGCCAAGGGACACCAGCTTCTGATTTTTTTAAAGCAGTTTTTCAAAGAACCTACATAAATGCTTTGAGGCAACGAGAAACTGGACATTTGGAAGGCAAAGAAAGGCCGCAAACCAGAATACCGGATGAGGAAGCAGAGTACTTGTATATTTTTTCTACAAATTTGCCCTATGTTTATGAGATTGAATGTGAAACACAGGTTGAAAAATTTTATAAAGATGAGAATCCGGACGCGGACATGAAAACCAGAGTAACCCAAGCCAAATCCAGTTTTGAACAAGAAAATAACCTACTTACTGAGGAAGAGATTAATCAGTTTAGAATATTACGTTTTAAAGATTTTGCAAGCAGAATTGAAAAGCCCAAGCAGATTGCTAGGGCGATAAACGTTTATTACAGTAGCGCCAAGCTTAAGGAAGATATAAAACAACATTACGATTACACCTGCCAGATATGCTCAACACAAATCAAAAAAACCGGGTGGACAAGCCACTTACCAAGAATTCAGGCTTTTCGATTTTTGGATGCTGATGCTCATCATGTCAAGCCCCTTAGCGCCGGAGGCCCCGACAGTCCTTTTAATATTTTATGTTTATGCCCCAATTGTCATCGCCGCTTACATACTGGCCAATTTGATATAGTTTTCGATTGGAGTTCGCCGCTGTGCCTGGACGTATTTGATAAAACAAAATATAGAATTAATTTTCGGGAAGGGCATAAGCTGGTAAATTATTAGCCTTTTTGTGCTGTGGATAGGGGAGAAATTTATGAGTCAATACCGGGTAGAGGTATATTTGGTGGTTGAGGCAGAAGACTTTGATTCAGCTTTGGAAAAAGCTCTGGCAAGTATATCATCGAAAGTTGAAGTGGAACAATTAGTCAAAGTGTTTGACGAAGATGGCCATTGTGAAGCCTATGATTAATTTTTCAAGTCACCTGTCTTCATCCACATAACAAAATATCAGCAAAAATACGTCAGCAACTTCAATTACTATAAGAGACCATATGATTATAGAATTTATTGATGGGGGTGTATATAAAATATTCATGAAACCCTATATTTTCCTTACTTCTGAAGGTTATACCTTTCAACCTGATTCTGATTCTGTCGAGCCTGACATTGATAATTGCCAGGTTATAGGTTTTTCCGAAGGAGAAAATGCGGAAGAAGCTTTCAGGAATCTTTTGCAGGAAAATGAATATTTGCTGGAAACGAAATTTGATGAAATATATTGTTACCAGTTGGCTGATAAAAAGAGAACTGATTTTTCTCTCAAAAAAGAGATTGGTCAATAATTTTATATAAACCCCAACAGGAGGTTGATTAGCATTACCTGCCCGTTTTGTAACCGAACCGACCAAATCCTGCAAAACAGCCTGGCCTTTGCCATATTTGACAAATACCCCGTCAACCAAGGCCATCTCCTGATCGTCCCCAAAAGACATTTTAGCAATTACTTTGATGCCACTTCCGAAGAAGTACAGTTTCTCTGGGCCCTGGTAGAGGAAAGCAAGTCTTACCTAGACACAAATTTTCAGCCCGACGGATACAATATAGGCATCAATGTAGGTACTGCAGCAGGGCAGACAGTCATGCACCTGCATATTCATCTGATTCCCAGGTATAGAGGAGATATTGATAACCCGACCGGTGGGGTGCGTGGTGTAATACCGCATAAAAGAGTATATACCGTTGAGGGAGGGTCCTGATTGTCCGTTATAACTGAGCTGGATGCAAGCTTTAGAAACCGCCAGGCTTCCTATAAAATGGTTACCGTTTTGGCTATGCTGGAGAATTGTTCTGCGAATGGCGTGGCCCGTTTAGACGATGTGACCAGGTACTTTCGAAATTTTTACGAATCCAGGCAGAGATTTGGCAAAAAACCTGAAAAGGACAAGATCGAAATGTCCAGAGTGGCAACTTTGACCGATGCTCGGGTCAAAGAACTTATATTAACTAACCCCGTTCAGGCTTTAAATAAGTTTATCACCTACCGGGGGGATCGCCAGGAGCTCAGTTTTACCGATAAAGTTGTTGCCGAGTTAACCGAGTCCACCAGGCGGGAAATAAGAAACCTGGCCTACAAGCACCTTTATTGGTATTACAAAGACTTCGACCCTCACCAGATCACACTTCCGGAACTCTCCTCTCTGGCTCCTGGCGTGGCTGTAACTGCCACTGATATAGCTCTGTTATCGGGCCAAAACCAGGTTAAAGGTATTCACCCGATTTTTAAAGAAAATTTTAAAGCCGTAGTTATTCTCTGTACCATTGGCGGGGAGTTGTATCCGAACCAATGGCTTACGGAAGACAGGACCATTCTCAAATATTACCTGGAAGGCAGAACGGACAAGGAAACAGGCAAAAAGACCTATAATCTGGACCTGCCCTCAAATAAGGCGATTATTGAGTCAAGTAAAGAAGGCTATCCCTTGTATGTTTTTGTGCGAGATAAAAAGGGAGAGTTATTTCATTTCGCCGGTGAGTTTATGCTTGACAGGGTGGAACAGGAAGCCGGGGGAGCAGATTACTATTTCATTTTGAGGAAGGTTAC
This genomic window contains:
- a CDS encoding TrlF family AAA-like ATPase, with product MNEVKWRKVDLHLHSDASYDCNLTPEALVDEVIRCGINLFSVTDHNCIDNITKIRQIVDSKNEQGIEIEFLPGIEVRTDKGGRAIHVLVIFPEYITEEVIRDKFLPDLSLTRTDIVNKGKENQPSLKDEEAYKVGLQKKYANFETVVKAAKNLGGIIIAAHPKSQNGIEQELDYTNTQNELICDLVKCMDVMEVRRQRAQQDREFYLNKNGNFITIMASVKNSDAHFIGANPADENDPRVIGKHYTWIKMDTIDFNGLTQILFEPELRVCISEKEPPINHPYIKGIKVSGGFYKELPFNFSPELNTIIGGRGSGKSVVIDLIRFVFGKYDKTDFEYMDRLYNLLRPSNIVNLDLVDANGKLISVSRTLELTKQNDKSFIDNSIPVELPFDVEIFGQGKLKEITKKAEEKLRLIDEVGGLNHILEDIETKIRELEDNALKQIEHLYDISKDIDIASNKSNIQKSIQEIETLLNEPILQEFQKFEEQKKYFDLIIKNLRSIAKKKEQFLKETSNFLKIEFPTLEDTVLQRLKGISEQIFKEIEDQEKDGLERIKQIIKEVDTFKIGDKIWLEVYRDKLEEYTKYLQEHGMENIIDETKKLKDYKDQLVEIENNVEPKIRKTVEEIKALQNQRQQLLQEYYNLNNRLSEMRINTAKRLTEETEMIEVTISQDKNFNKVRNFLIEIFTGKNVQKKQVENIINAKLTGKELAQFIKDKDLEGLTNKANITSHTAGVLFGELSGTINFDVLGLSPISDELFQLELIQADDEVAIKIFDTDEKKYKNFSRFSPGQQCSFLLSILLKASNKPLIIDQPEDELDWQYIKDFINKLQQSKCNCEGSSRQFIFVTHNQNITVLADSEKVFKVKHLPIENDEGGKRGDIEACGGVERPSVKNAILSLEGGQEAFLARGMKYGLKLSN
- a CDS encoding HNH endonuclease signature motif containing protein: MKKRVDWSLLEYGITIPIECHQNFFIANGEYLPRGHSREIDLVWNGQVIKTRLNNVDRKVSSDTLQIKYSQGTPASDFFKAVFQRTYINALRQRETGHLEGKERPQTRIPDEEAEYLYIFSTNLPYVYEIECETQVEKFYKDENPDADMKTRVTQAKSSFEQENNLLTEEEINQFRILRFKDFASRIEKPKQIARAINVYYSSAKLKEDIKQHYDYTCQICSTQIKKTGWTSHLPRIQAFRFLDADAHHVKPLSAGGPDSPFNILCLCPNCHRRLHTGQFDIVFDWSSPLCLDVFDKTKYRINFREGHKLVNY
- a CDS encoding HIT family protein; its protein translation is MTCPFCNRTDQILQNSLAFAIFDKYPVNQGHLLIVPKRHFSNYFDATSEEVQFLWALVEESKSYLDTNFQPDGYNIGINVGTAAGQTVMHLHIHLIPRYRGDIDNPTGGVRGVIPHKRVYTVEGGS